The Borreliella mayonii genome has a segment encoding these proteins:
- the rpsO gene encoding 30S ribosomal protein S15 yields the protein MIDKKQKQKIVSDFGKNESDTGSVGVQIALITGRIKYLTEHLKINKKDHSSKRGLLKLVGQRRSLLRYYQKKDLEAYRMLISKLGLRK from the coding sequence ATGATAGATAAAAAGCAAAAACAAAAAATAGTTTCTGATTTTGGAAAAAATGAAAGTGATACTGGTTCTGTTGGGGTTCAGATCGCACTTATTACAGGTAGAATAAAGTATTTAACTGAGCATTTAAAGATAAATAAAAAAGATCACAGTTCAAAAAGAGGCTTATTAAAGTTGGTAGGGCAAAGGCGAAGTTTATTGCGGTATTACCAGAAAAAAGATTTAGAAGCTTATAGGATGTTGATATCTAAACTTGGTCTTAGAAAATAA
- the pnp gene encoding polyribonucleotide nucleotidyltransferase, giving the protein MRKILKLKIGRDELVFETGFMAKQANGSVLATYGGSSVLATVCCSSNVREDLDFVPLSVEYNEKYYAAGKIPGGFIKREGKPKDKEILVSRLIDRPMRPLFDKRFGREIQVIPTTLATDQLNPPDVVGMNAAFTAVFLSDIPFNGPIAAVRMVYLNGKFIVNPSFEEIHNSDLDIVVAGSLNGITMVEGGANEVSEDILLSAIDGAHEYIKQICNAQKEFLDIVGKKEKLPLAFEEKIFEFKEELRDFIYTDLKEACFVKGKLNRDKAITLLRNKSYEHFYSLEKLTDSNESLFHKAFDDFEKEIVRNSILNYNIRTDGRAPDEIRDIIAEVDILSRTHGSALFTRGETQALAVTTLGTSIDEQIMDDIDGDKRLNFMLHYNFPPFSVGETGRLMTGRREIGHGHLAQRALESMVPEKNDFPYTIRVVSEVLESNGSSSMATVCAGSMSLMSAGVPVKGQVAGIAMGLISEGDKYVVLSDILGEEDHLGDMDFKVAGTKNGITGFQMDIKIENVTKDLMRDALEQARIGRIHILSIMNTVISNSRVGISKYAPKIVQLQIDIDKISLVIGSTGKTVKAITDEFEVKVQIEQNGKIILFGDDDFKMQKAKERIESIVREPKVGEIYEGTVKKINSFGAFIELTPAKEGFLSTRLKPRDSKYGSGRFGNGNRYSRFGSGADNIRGNTGLVRPPKLEEGQRIKVRIIDIDKFGKIDLEIVRDKDY; this is encoded by the coding sequence TTGAGGAAAATATTAAAGTTGAAAATAGGTAGAGACGAGTTAGTGTTTGAGACTGGATTTATGGCTAAGCAGGCTAATGGATCGGTTCTTGCAACTTATGGAGGATCTTCGGTTCTTGCAACTGTTTGTTGTTCAAGCAATGTGAGAGAAGATTTAGATTTTGTTCCGCTTTCTGTTGAATATAATGAGAAATATTATGCAGCTGGTAAAATTCCAGGAGGATTTATCAAAAGAGAAGGAAAGCCAAAGGATAAAGAAATACTTGTTTCAAGGCTAATAGATAGGCCAATGAGACCTCTTTTTGATAAAAGATTTGGTCGAGAAATTCAAGTAATTCCTACGACCTTAGCCACAGATCAGCTCAATCCTCCTGATGTTGTTGGAATGAATGCTGCTTTTACGGCAGTTTTTTTGTCAGATATTCCTTTTAATGGTCCAATTGCAGCTGTTAGAATGGTTTATTTGAATGGTAAGTTTATAGTAAACCCTTCATTTGAAGAGATTCATAATTCTGATCTTGATATTGTTGTTGCTGGAAGTTTAAATGGAATTACTATGGTAGAAGGTGGTGCTAATGAGGTTAGTGAGGATATTTTGCTCTCAGCAATAGACGGTGCGCATGAATATATTAAACAAATTTGCAATGCTCAAAAAGAATTTTTAGATATTGTAGGCAAGAAGGAAAAACTTCCTTTAGCTTTTGAAGAAAAAATATTTGAATTTAAAGAGGAGCTTAGAGATTTTATTTATACTGACCTTAAAGAGGCTTGTTTTGTTAAGGGAAAGCTTAATAGAGATAAAGCTATAACTTTGCTGCGAAATAAATCTTATGAGCATTTTTATTCTCTTGAGAAATTGACCGATAGCAATGAGTCTCTTTTTCATAAAGCTTTTGATGATTTTGAGAAGGAGATTGTTAGAAATTCTATTCTTAACTACAATATTAGAACAGATGGTCGAGCTCCTGATGAGATAAGAGATATTATTGCGGAAGTTGATATTTTAAGTAGAACGCATGGATCTGCACTTTTTACAAGGGGAGAGACACAAGCTTTAGCAGTAACTACCCTTGGTACAAGCATTGATGAGCAAATAATGGATGATATTGATGGCGATAAGCGTCTTAATTTTATGCTCCATTACAATTTTCCTCCATTTTCAGTTGGTGAGACTGGTAGACTTATGACTGGTAGGCGTGAGATTGGTCATGGTCATTTAGCTCAAAGGGCTTTAGAATCAATGGTTCCTGAGAAAAACGATTTTCCATATACTATTAGGGTAGTTTCTGAGGTTTTAGAGTCTAATGGATCTTCTTCAATGGCTACTGTTTGTGCTGGGAGCATGTCTTTAATGTCAGCAGGGGTTCCTGTTAAGGGGCAAGTTGCAGGAATAGCCATGGGGCTTATTAGCGAAGGGGATAAATATGTAGTTTTAAGTGATATTCTTGGAGAAGAGGATCATTTAGGCGATATGGACTTTAAAGTGGCTGGTACAAAAAATGGAATTACTGGATTTCAAATGGATATTAAGATTGAAAATGTTACTAAAGATTTAATGAGGGATGCTCTTGAGCAGGCAAGAATAGGTAGAATACACATACTATCTATTATGAATACTGTAATTTCGAATTCAAGAGTTGGTATATCTAAGTATGCTCCCAAAATTGTTCAACTACAAATTGACATTGACAAGATATCTCTTGTGATAGGATCTACTGGAAAAACTGTTAAGGCTATAACAGATGAATTTGAAGTTAAGGTTCAAATTGAGCAGAATGGAAAAATTATTCTTTTCGGGGATGATGATTTTAAGATGCAAAAGGCTAAAGAAAGAATAGAGAGTATTGTAAGAGAACCAAAAGTAGGCGAAATTTACGAAGGAACTGTTAAAAAGATTAATAGCTTTGGGGCTTTTATTGAACTTACTCCTGCAAAGGAAGGGTTTTTAAGTACTCGTTTGAAACCTAGAGACAGTAAGTATGGTTCTGGAAGATTTGGGAATGGTAATAGATATTCTAGATTTGGCAGTGGCGCAGACAATATAAGAGGCAATACAGGGTTAGTTCGACCTCCAAAATTAGAAGAAGGACAGCGAATTAAAGTTAGAATAATTGATATAGATAAATTTGGAAAAATTGATCTTGAAATTGTTAGAGATAAAGATTATTAA
- a CDS encoding LptF/LptG family permease, with protein sequence MKILKNSYESYIITEFFKYFLITFLFFFFVFFINQILFFMRILLQNYVPFFKAFIFIIYSLPMVIALSPPFASLISVILTIHKFKLHNEILAFRSIGISVFDLLFPFFKLGVVIVFVSFISNDILLPLGSIGRLKIFNEIKEEVPHLVLKPYSSKQYGDLIFVSGEKSENGYKNVTFFDNTRLKGFDRIFMAKNLDIRKENFQVYFILDDVLSIALTDSESGFYDYFYADKMKYSIDQVTFSDSFLLNYVTPSQMSMRDVIRLIKKQNNLIADSNIKNNLEGDFLSLNFSNLYLNYLYNQNYYMDEYYVFENLNYMYNLNLNFKPYQDKSMKQNLALFNLEFYQKISLPLSVLFFIFLAFSMGMYSNRKYSIILELVISIIVCVFYWVMFIGGKVYTVQYAPNPIIVTILPNLILIIAGAILFLRLLKK encoded by the coding sequence ATGAAAATATTAAAAAACAGTTATGAGTCTTACATAATTACTGAATTTTTTAAATATTTTTTAATTACGTTTTTATTTTTCTTTTTCGTATTTTTTATAAATCAAATTTTATTCTTTATGAGAATACTTCTTCAAAATTATGTTCCCTTTTTTAAGGCTTTTATTTTTATTATATATTCTCTTCCCATGGTGATTGCACTTTCTCCCCCTTTTGCTTCTTTGATTTCGGTAATTCTTACTATTCATAAATTCAAGCTTCATAACGAAATTTTAGCTTTTCGTTCAATTGGCATATCAGTTTTTGATTTACTTTTTCCATTTTTTAAATTGGGAGTAGTTATTGTTTTTGTATCTTTTATATCTAATGATATTTTGCTTCCACTTGGATCTATTGGTAGGTTGAAAATTTTTAATGAAATAAAAGAAGAAGTTCCCCATTTAGTATTAAAGCCTTATTCAAGCAAGCAGTATGGAGATTTAATTTTTGTTTCTGGTGAGAAATCGGAAAATGGTTATAAAAATGTAACTTTTTTTGATAACACTAGGCTTAAGGGTTTTGATAGAATATTTATGGCAAAAAATCTTGATATTAGAAAAGAAAATTTTCAAGTGTATTTTATTTTAGATGATGTTCTATCTATTGCTTTAACAGACAGTGAGAGTGGATTTTATGATTATTTTTATGCAGATAAGATGAAATATTCAATCGATCAGGTTACATTTAGTGATAGTTTTTTATTAAATTATGTAACTCCTTCCCAAATGAGTATGAGGGATGTTATAAGATTAATTAAAAAGCAAAATAATTTAATTGCAGATTCAAATATAAAAAATAATTTAGAAGGAGACTTTTTAAGTTTAAATTTTTCAAATCTTTATTTAAATTATTTGTACAATCAAAACTATTATATGGATGAATATTATGTGTTTGAAAATTTAAACTATATGTATAATTTAAATTTAAATTTTAAACCTTATCAAGATAAAAGCATGAAGCAAAATTTGGCTTTGTTTAATCTTGAATTTTATCAAAAAATTAGTTTGCCACTTTCAGTTCTATTTTTTATTTTTTTGGCTTTTTCAATGGGAATGTATTCTAATAGAAAATATTCCATTATTCTTGAGCTTGTAATTTCAATTATTGTTTGTGTTTTTTATTGGGTAATGTTTATTGGGGGGAAAGTTTATACTGTGCAGTATGCACCAAATCCTATTATTGTTACCATTTTGCCCAATTTAATTTTAATTATTGCAGGAGCAATTCTCTTTTTGAGATTGTTGAAAAAATGA
- a CDS encoding LptF/LptG family permease, producing MKIDKLFVKSIILTFLSMNLLFMILIMLGDLFVNLLNYLEKNIGFKDILYIYYLYLPKAFSDGVVLSFLFAISNLIGNLSMRNEIIGLFSCGVSLTRILRSIILISVFISVVLFFFDNYLVIDTVARRDILIKNSIGNTGSGDKTIIIRDLAREIYNIKSYDIDENVFFNLMIIIKDSEDEFQARYDINKAEWKDNKWKLYGIREFVKVGKKIEENAYDVLDGTGIIKLAPDYIRTVMLSSKALSFTKLINWISFLKAERLNYSDALFDLLNRVFFSFRLILLSFTVGFIALALKKNIFILSLLNSIAFAVIYVISIVIFNFLADLGYLHIYIASSFTTVFFLIINFFVYRVVRR from the coding sequence ATGAAAATAGATAAGCTTTTTGTAAAAAGCATCATTTTGACTTTTTTATCCATGAACTTACTTTTCATGATTTTAATTATGCTTGGTGATTTATTTGTCAATCTTCTTAATTATCTTGAAAAGAATATTGGCTTTAAGGATATTCTTTATATTTATTATTTGTATTTGCCAAAAGCGTTCTCAGATGGAGTGGTTTTATCTTTTCTTTTTGCTATTTCTAACCTTATTGGTAATCTTTCTATGAGAAATGAAATAATAGGTCTTTTTAGTTGTGGAGTTTCACTTACCAGAATATTAAGATCAATCATTTTGATTAGTGTATTTATTTCAGTTGTTCTTTTCTTTTTTGATAATTATTTAGTAATAGATACCGTAGCAAGAAGAGATATTCTTATTAAGAACAGCATTGGTAATACTGGATCTGGCGATAAAACTATAATAATCAGAGATCTTGCTAGAGAAATTTACAATATTAAATCTTATGATATTGATGAGAATGTTTTTTTTAACTTAATGATTATAATTAAAGATAGTGAAGATGAATTTCAAGCAAGGTACGATATAAATAAAGCTGAATGGAAAGATAATAAATGGAAGCTTTATGGTATTAGAGAGTTTGTTAAGGTTGGTAAAAAAATTGAGGAGAATGCCTACGATGTTCTTGATGGAACAGGAATTATTAAGCTAGCGCCTGATTACATAAGAACTGTGATGCTTTCGTCAAAGGCATTAAGTTTTACCAAACTTATTAATTGGATAAGTTTTCTAAAAGCCGAACGTTTAAATTATTCTGATGCATTGTTTGATTTATTAAATAGGGTATTCTTTTCATTTAGATTGATTCTTCTTAGCTTTACTGTTGGGTTTATTGCTCTTGCTCTTAAAAAAAATATTTTTATACTCAGTTTATTAAATAGCATTGCTTTTGCTGTTATTTATGTCATTTCTATTGTAATTTTTAATTTTTTAGCGGATCTTGGCTATTTGCACATATATATAGCAAGCTCTTTTACAACTGTATTTTTTTTGATTATCAATTTTTTTGTTTATAGGGTTGTTAGGAGATAA
- the tgt gene encoding tRNA guanosine(34) transglycosylase Tgt, whose protein sequence is MFSVIKNDKHSNARVGFLNLPHGRVDTPCFMPVGTLGAMKGLKHTVLEKLECNLMLANTYHLYLRPGIKTIEKYGGLHNFTTWNKNFLTDSGGFQVFSLSGLRKIDLKGVHFKSHLDGSYHYFTPEGVFAMQEIFGSDIIMPLDICSSYGIDYNEANLYTNITTNWARSTFKSYRNRKEGCNGLLFLITQGNFFKDLRKRSINDILELDSPGIAIGGISVGEPREKYLEILEYSSLLIPKEKPRYVMGIGTPRYILDAIYYGIDIFDCVNPARIARHGSLLTDNGVMRIGRKEYKDDTFQVDKNCSCTLCTRYSRGYLRHLIKSKELFGIVLASEHNIHYMFRLISKIRTAILNDNFLNFRTSYLKKYEEGNFDE, encoded by the coding sequence ATGTTTAGTGTAATTAAAAATGACAAACATTCTAATGCAAGGGTTGGATTTCTGAATCTTCCCCATGGTAGAGTAGATACTCCTTGTTTTATGCCAGTTGGTACTTTGGGGGCAATGAAAGGATTAAAACATACTGTTCTTGAGAAATTGGAATGTAATTTGATGCTTGCAAATACTTATCATTTATATTTAAGACCAGGTATTAAAACTATTGAAAAATATGGTGGTCTTCATAATTTTACAACTTGGAATAAAAATTTTTTAACTGATTCGGGTGGATTTCAGGTATTTTCTCTTTCTGGTCTGAGAAAAATTGATCTAAAAGGTGTGCATTTTAAATCTCATCTAGATGGATCGTATCATTATTTTACTCCTGAGGGGGTGTTTGCTATGCAAGAAATTTTTGGCAGTGATATTATTATGCCACTTGATATTTGCAGCTCTTACGGGATTGATTATAATGAAGCCAATTTATATACAAATATTACAACAAATTGGGCTCGCAGTACATTTAAATCTTATAGAAACAGAAAAGAGGGATGCAACGGGCTTTTATTTTTAATAACTCAGGGAAATTTTTTTAAAGATTTAAGGAAAAGAAGCATCAATGATATATTAGAATTAGACAGCCCAGGTATTGCTATAGGAGGCATTTCTGTTGGAGAGCCAAGAGAGAAATATTTAGAAATTCTTGAATATAGTTCTTTGTTGATACCAAAAGAAAAACCAAGGTATGTAATGGGTATTGGTACTCCTCGTTACATACTTGATGCTATATATTACGGAATTGATATTTTTGATTGTGTTAATCCCGCAAGAATTGCTAGGCATGGGTCTCTTTTGACAGATAATGGGGTTATGCGCATTGGTAGGAAGGAATATAAGGATGATACTTTCCAAGTAGATAAAAATTGCTCCTGTACTTTATGTACAAGGTATTCAAGAGGATATTTAAGACATTTGATAAAATCGAAAGAGCTTTTTGGAATAGTTTTAGCAAGTGAGCATAATATTCACTATATGTTTCGGTTGATTTCAAAGATCAGAACCGCAATTCTAAATGATAATTTTTTAAACTTTAGAACTTCATATTTAAAAAAGTATGAAGAAGGAAATTTCGATGAATAA
- the murJ gene encoding murein biosynthesis integral membrane protein MurJ produces the protein MNKYVVSTILVMISTFFSRIMGFAKIKIFSYYFGANLDADIFNYVFNIPNNLRKILSEGAMTSAFLPEFTHEKNKSHEKAVSFFSTVITFNVISIGLIVLVMIIFAKPIMYFISYYRGENLIFASSVFSYLALYILLISLSSIFASVLNSYKIFFIPSFSPIMLSFGIILSIFLFYGRFGIYSAVIGVIFGGFLQFLIPFVNCLMIGFAWKPTFYFREKVFLNFLTRWLRMIFGFSISIVTQQISFALASTLDVGSVSILSNAVVYYQLPVGIFYISIATVIFPKMAEHAVLGDNIKLNVLLVDGIKILLLIFIPVSFLMFIWSDYILNLFLMGGKFSIYDTQKTAGVLKCFLLGLLFYSMFSFFQKYYFSIRDAKTPFYLSVLFSILDIALSVFGINYYGLNALALAQSISFMICVIVFYFIILKSGVKIDLIEILFVLLKSIITLFPLYIIYFFFEKFQWDVGFSFKNLYFLITAGIVSIFILFICYSILGINKLFRFIRRDTL, from the coding sequence ATGAATAAATATGTTGTTTCTACGATTTTGGTCATGATTTCCACTTTTTTTTCACGAATAATGGGCTTTGCAAAGATAAAGATTTTCTCTTATTATTTTGGTGCAAATCTTGATGCTGATATTTTTAACTATGTTTTCAATATTCCTAATAATTTGCGCAAAATTCTTTCAGAGGGTGCAATGACTTCGGCTTTTTTACCTGAATTTACACATGAAAAAAACAAATCACACGAAAAAGCCGTTTCTTTTTTCAGTACTGTTATAACCTTTAACGTTATTTCCATTGGGTTAATTGTTTTAGTTATGATTATTTTTGCAAAGCCTATTATGTATTTTATATCTTATTATAGGGGGGAAAACTTAATTTTTGCAAGTTCTGTATTTAGTTATTTGGCATTATATATTTTACTAATAAGCCTATCATCAATCTTCGCGTCTGTTCTAAATTCATATAAAATTTTTTTTATTCCTTCATTTTCTCCTATTATGCTTTCTTTTGGAATAATATTGAGTATATTCTTATTTTATGGTCGTTTTGGAATATATAGTGCTGTTATTGGCGTAATTTTTGGTGGGTTTTTGCAATTTTTGATTCCGTTTGTAAATTGCCTTATGATTGGTTTTGCCTGGAAACCAACATTTTATTTTAGAGAAAAAGTATTTTTAAATTTTTTAACCAGATGGCTTCGTATGATTTTTGGATTCTCCATTTCAATTGTTACTCAGCAGATTTCATTTGCATTAGCATCTACCCTTGATGTAGGAAGTGTTTCTATTCTTAGTAATGCTGTAGTTTATTATCAGCTTCCTGTAGGAATTTTTTATATTTCTATTGCAACAGTGATTTTTCCTAAAATGGCAGAGCATGCTGTTTTAGGAGATAATATAAAATTAAATGTCCTTTTAGTAGATGGAATTAAAATTTTATTATTAATTTTTATTCCTGTGTCTTTTTTAATGTTTATTTGGTCTGATTATATTTTAAATTTATTTCTTATGGGGGGCAAGTTTTCTATTTATGATACTCAAAAAACAGCGGGTGTTTTGAAATGTTTTCTTTTGGGCTTACTTTTTTATTCAATGTTTAGTTTTTTCCAAAAATATTATTTTTCTATTCGTGATGCAAAAACACCATTTTATTTGAGCGTTTTATTTTCTATTCTTGATATTGCACTTTCTGTTTTTGGCATTAATTATTATGGTTTGAATGCTTTAGCATTAGCCCAATCTATTTCTTTTATGATTTGTGTAATTGTTTTTTATTTTATAATATTGAAAAGTGGGGTTAAAATTGATTTAATTGAAATTTTATTTGTTCTTTTAAAGTCAATTATTACGCTTTTCCCTTTATATATAATTTATTTCTTTTTTGAAAAGTTTCAGTGGGATGTGGGGTTTAGTTTTAAAAATCTTTATTTTTTAATTACAGCTGGAATTGTTAGTATTTTTATTTTGTTTATTTGTTATTCTATTTTAGGAATAAATAAGCTTTTTAGGTTTATTAGGAGAGATACTTTATGA
- a CDS encoding HEAT repeat domain-containing protein, with protein sequence MKYFYFLFFLLILNAYAQNVNSPTFPNPPLLPKITENKPVERENSFRGENFSNVGLDGKYVNDTILYGLDSQVTSIIKALKKSSDSQYNFSLKKRLEKTFNAEIKKEILELFIALKYSGGIDTANYILENYESKRYSNALFGLAISYLKEFDDKEKLKKTLIDILENKEGNVVSIAAYYLGELNSLEYSKNMMEVFEKYSGNDGARREILIALGKMSAVDYQDRIYEISLDNYESPSIKAAAIEALSYLAPDKVTTNADLYLQSNSNNLNVKLAIIASLSKDPSLKSKEILQGFLRDSDDNIRFKAINAIKGHKDSSARDILIYKVKSDPSLKVREASANALIDMDLGNIEIKNIMFDFKIDNNFKISMFSYLLDKDSLKALSIALEIVKKENVNRPSNILKGIASMLAGKKGNFDNFYSKIIDSKNIDLKHFALKGAVYNKSSLLFDKLKKIKSETNSEYIKMLLKNY encoded by the coding sequence ATGAAATATTTTTATTTTTTATTTTTTTTGCTTATTTTGAATGCGTATGCTCAAAATGTTAATTCTCCAACTTTTCCTAATCCTCCTTTGTTGCCCAAAATTACAGAAAATAAGCCTGTTGAGAGAGAAAATTCTTTTAGGGGTGAGAATTTTTCTAATGTTGGTTTGGATGGTAAGTACGTTAACGATACAATTCTTTATGGACTTGATAGTCAAGTTACAAGCATTATAAAAGCTCTTAAAAAATCAAGTGATAGTCAATATAATTTTTCTCTTAAAAAAAGACTTGAGAAAACTTTTAATGCTGAGATTAAAAAGGAAATACTTGAGTTGTTTATTGCTCTTAAGTATTCAGGGGGTATTGATACAGCAAATTATATTCTTGAAAATTATGAGAGTAAGAGATATTCAAATGCTTTATTTGGCTTGGCAATTTCGTATCTTAAGGAGTTTGATGATAAAGAAAAATTAAAAAAAACTCTTATTGACATTCTTGAAAATAAAGAGGGTAATGTAGTATCTATTGCGGCTTATTATTTAGGAGAGCTTAATTCTCTTGAGTATTCTAAAAATATGATGGAAGTTTTTGAAAAATATTCTGGAAATGATGGGGCTAGAAGAGAAATACTTATTGCTCTTGGAAAAATGTCTGCTGTTGATTATCAGGATAGAATTTATGAAATTTCTTTGGATAATTACGAAAGCCCATCAATTAAGGCTGCTGCAATCGAAGCGTTGTCATATCTTGCTCCAGATAAAGTAACCACAAATGCTGATTTGTATCTTCAGAGTAATAGTAATAATTTAAATGTTAAATTAGCTATTATTGCTTCTTTATCTAAAGATCCTTCTTTAAAGTCTAAAGAGATTTTACAAGGATTTTTAAGAGATTCTGATGATAATATTAGATTTAAAGCTATTAATGCAATCAAAGGGCATAAGGACTCTTCAGCAAGGGATATTTTGATTTATAAGGTTAAAAGCGATCCATCTCTTAAAGTTAGAGAAGCTTCTGCTAATGCTTTAATTGATATGGATCTCGGGAATATTGAAATAAAAAACATCATGTTTGATTTTAAGATTGATAATAATTTTAAAATTTCAATGTTTAGCTACCTTTTGGATAAGGATTCTTTAAAAGCATTGTCAATTGCTTTAGAAATTGTTAAAAAAGAAAATGTTAATAGACCTTCAAATATTTTAAAAGGTATTGCTTCAATGTTGGCTGGTAAAAAGGGTAATTTTGATAATTTTTATTCTAAAATCATTGACAGCAAAAATATTGATTTAAAGCATTTTGCATTAAAAGGAGCTGTTTATAATAAATCTTCATTACTTTTTGATAAACTTAAAAAAATTAAAAGTGAAACGAATTCCGAATATATTAAAATGCTTTTAAAAAATTATTGA
- the coaBC gene encoding bifunctional phosphopantothenoylcysteine decarboxylase/phosphopantothenate--cysteine ligase CoaBC, which translates to MNKNKHILIGICGGIASYKSVYIVSSLVKLGYNVKVIMTKNATKFITPLTLETISKNKIVTNLWDLDHNEVEHIKIAKWAHLILIIPATYNTISKIASGIADDALTTIISASTAPTYFAIAMNNIMYSNPILKENIKKLKHYNYKFIEPDKGFLACSSNALGRLKNEEKIIKIILNEFNQKDYLKNKKILITASRTEELIDPIRYFSNKSTGKMGFCLAQEAVKLGAQVTIITGPTNENEPEGVSIIKIKTAMEMYKEVLKIYNKFEIIIGAAAVADFKPKHIFNSKIKKNETNRLYIKLVKNPDIIKHVGHNKLKNQIVVGFCAENSKNLIQKAKEKLKNKNLDFIIANELKYFGSNLNKAYIINKQSIKELPEMEKSEIAKEILKILY; encoded by the coding sequence ATGAACAAAAATAAACATATATTAATTGGTATATGTGGAGGTATAGCTTCTTACAAGTCAGTTTACATAGTTTCTAGTTTGGTTAAATTAGGATACAACGTTAAAGTTATAATGACAAAAAATGCAACTAAATTTATTACTCCATTAACTTTAGAAACCATTTCTAAAAACAAAATAGTTACTAATTTATGGGATTTAGACCATAACGAGGTTGAGCATATAAAAATTGCAAAATGGGCACATTTAATTCTTATTATTCCTGCTACTTACAATACAATATCTAAAATTGCATCAGGAATTGCTGATGATGCATTAACTACAATAATATCTGCAAGTACAGCCCCCACTTATTTTGCAATAGCAATGAATAACATAATGTATTCAAACCCTATTTTAAAAGAAAACATAAAAAAGCTTAAACACTATAATTACAAATTCATTGAGCCTGATAAAGGATTTTTGGCTTGCTCATCCAATGCTTTAGGGCGCCTTAAAAATGAAGAGAAAATTATAAAAATAATATTGAATGAATTCAATCAAAAAGATTACCTAAAAAACAAAAAAATACTTATAACAGCATCCAGAACTGAAGAATTAATAGATCCAATTCGCTATTTTTCAAATAAATCAACGGGAAAAATGGGGTTTTGCTTAGCACAAGAGGCTGTCAAACTAGGAGCTCAAGTTACAATTATTACAGGACCAACTAATGAAAATGAGCCTGAAGGGGTCAGTATTATAAAAATAAAAACTGCAATGGAAATGTATAAGGAAGTTCTCAAAATATATAATAAATTTGAAATAATAATTGGAGCTGCCGCTGTTGCAGATTTTAAGCCCAAACACATTTTCAATAGTAAAATTAAAAAAAATGAAACCAATAGATTATATATAAAATTGGTAAAAAATCCTGACATAATCAAACACGTAGGACACAATAAGCTTAAAAACCAAATTGTTGTTGGATTTTGCGCTGAGAATTCTAAAAATTTAATTCAAAAAGCTAAAGAAAAATTAAAAAATAAAAATTTGGACTTTATCATTGCAAATGAACTTAAATATTTTGGTTCAAACTTAAACAAAGCTTATATAATAAATAAACAAAGCATAAAAGAACTGCCAGAAATGGAAAAATCAGAAATAGCTAAAGAAATTTTAAAAATTTTGTACTAA
- a CDS encoding DUF997 family protein yields MKNRIFYAILLYIFVFVLWFCFAYFIDTSATIFNIPLWFFWSVILFPSINFILVCFFILVISKT; encoded by the coding sequence ATGAAAAATAGGATTTTTTACGCTATATTATTGTATATTTTTGTGTTTGTATTGTGGTTTTGTTTTGCTTATTTTATTGACACATCAGCTACTATATTTAATATTCCTTTGTGGTTTTTTTGGTCAGTAATTTTATTTCCCAGTATAAATTTTATTTTGGTTTGTTTTTTTATTTTAGTAATTAGTAAAACTTGA